One Pecten maximus chromosome 7, xPecMax1.1, whole genome shotgun sequence genomic window carries:
- the LOC117330667 gene encoding uncharacterized protein LOC117330667: MPGRGMRGRRGRGRGRGRYGRGRDLQPADQSSRSGEEVEIALAPEDLDVNKNASSYFMGNVTFDQHFKGQEANRDRYAAAMDVMVKNGVEIPMNARARSLAAAWARNDKDLSESLLRLRGTFGLVEVLKAVTLLDAGRSARTVERRIKQLQIQKTPVKSKTLGKLKSNLDNLLVLKTTAGSATGSVSKYVKKWVQTLTADELEFYALHFPTEPWKKLADICHFNSEKDFHMLPWFLPFCFGASAPDGSLALHCRNVTAENVNDLLKEYAIPYSHIKPLTDKLTDESKGCVADKEVKLDTALWYYEDLQCKEVDQAIQARLDAGHQVTLATGKLMERLLVLRMIREGMNLQSLDDIYFKWDWERSPDGPNVFERTPDYSKASFSQSLQLHAEKRLQHISLPLEAPIVVMGDASGSMEIAIRTSSIIAGILTAVTSAKLVFFDDLNREAPFLPKTVEEILNLAISTKTGGGTTPAASLYPFYKNKETVKTFIVVTDEEENGSVEVEEEGES, encoded by the exons ATGCCGGGACGAGGAATGAGAGGAAGAAGGGGACGAGGTCGTGGAAGAGGGCGTTATGGTCGGGGCAGAGACCTCCAACCTGCTGACCAGTCGTCTCGCTCTGGGGAAGAAGTTGAGATTGCCTTAGCACCTGAAGATTTGGACGTAAACAAGAACGCGAGTAGCTATTTTATGGGAAATGTGACATTTGACCAGCATTTTAAAGGTCAGGAAGCAAACAGAGACCGATATGCAGCGGCTATGGATGTGATGGTGAAAAATGGAGTGGAGATACCAATGA ATGCCCGTGCTAGATCCCTAGCAGCTGCTTGGGCAAGGAATGACAAAGATCTGTCTGAATCCTTGTTGCGTTTGAGGGGAACTTTCGGACTGGTTGAGGTGCTGAAAGCAGTTACCTTATTGGATGCAGGACGAAGTGCAAGGACAGTTGAGAGAAGAATAAAACAGCTTCAGATCCAGAAAACTCCAGTCAAATCAAAAACTCTAGGAAAGCTAAAATCCAACCTGGATAATTTGCTGGTCCTCAAAACCACAGCAGGATCAGCAACGGGTTCGGTCAGTAAATACGTAAAGAAATGGGTGCAAACATTAACAGCTGATGAACTGGAGTTCTATGCTCTACACTTTCCGACGGAACCATGGAAAAAACTAGCTGATATTTGCCATTTCAATTCAGAAAAG GATTTCCACATGCTGCCATGGTTTCTACCATTTTGTTTTGGAGCGTCAGCGCCTGATGGATCTCTTGCACTTCACTGCCGAAATGTGACAGCAGAAAATGTCAACGATCTCTTAAAGGAGTATGCTATTCCTTACAGCCACATCAAACCCCTCACTGACAAACTGACTGATGAGTCAAAAGGCTGTGTGGCTGACAAGGAGGTCAAACTGGACACTGCATTGTG GTACTATGAAGATCTACAGTGTAAGGAGGTTGACCAGGCTATTCAGGCCAGACTGGACGCGGGTCATCAGGTTACACTGGCCACTGGGAAACTAATGGAGCGATTGCTAGTCCTGCGGATGATTCGGGAGGGAATGAATCTCCAGTCATTGGACGACATATATTTTAAATGGGACTGGGAGAGATCACCTGATGGTCCAAATGTTTTTGAGAGGACGCCCGATTACAGCAAGGCTTCATTTTCCCAAAGCCTACAGCTACATGCAGAGAAGAGGCTTCAGCATATCAG TCTGCCCTTGGAAGCACCTATAGTTGTCATGGGAGACGCCTCAGGGTCTATGGAAATTGCGATCAGAACAAGCTCTATCATAGCGGGCATATTAACAGCTGTCACATCGGCCAAGCTAGTCTTCTTTGATGACCTGAATCGTGAGGCACCATTCTTGCCAAAAACGGTTGAGGAAATTTTGAATCTTGCAATCTCAACCAAAACGGGTGGAGGAACAACTCCCGCGGCCAGTCTTTACCCCTTCTATAAGAACAAAGAGACCGTGAAAACCTTCATTGTGGTGACGGATGAGGAGGAAAATGGATCGGTGGAGGTTGAGGAAGAAGGGGAGAGTTGA